The Branchiostoma lanceolatum isolate klBraLanc5 chromosome 1, klBraLanc5.hap2, whole genome shotgun sequence genomic sequence TTTCACGGCTATGATCTACTGCTGTACAAGTTTGTTTACACTTTACACGTggttactgttgttgttgattgttttaTCAAATGATGTTCACCCTAATCCGGGACCCACCTGTTCAAGTACTACATCCAAATACCTGAATATCTTACACGCCAACGTTAATAGTATAACTGTAGGGACGAAGCTGGATGAGCTTTCTTTGTTGTCTAAAcaattcaaacttgacattattGCAATTTCTGAGACGTGGCTAAGTGACGTTGTTACCTCAGAAAACCTTACTATCCCGAATTTTCAGCCCCCGATCCGTCGAGATCGAAACAGGCACGGCGGAGGTGTTCTGGTTTACGTTTCGTCTTCTATTGCTTTCAAACGGCGCACCGATCTTGAGCCCCAATCGTTTGAAGCTATTTGGGTTCAGctgaaaatcaaatcttttaacATTCTACTTTCTGTGTACTACCGGCCGCCCGGCCAGGATGCAACTACTGCAGCTGATTTTCTGTCTTCATTTTCTGATTCTGTCCCGATGCCATTATAGTTGTCGGTGactttaatgcaaaacaccatcaATGGTGGCACCTGGACAAAACTTCTCCCATTGGCTCCGAGCTATACCAAATTACTCAGCTCCTGAATCTTACACAAATTGTTAATGAGCCCACCTGTGACCTTTCGCGTCACGCTTCCCTTATTGATCTTATACTCACCGATGCCTTAAACTATGTTGACTCGGTGTCAGTCCAAGACCCTCTTTCACGATGTCACCACTGTCCCACCATTTGTTCCATGGCCTTTTCGATGTATGTACCCAAACCTTATGCACGGACTGTATGGGATTATTCTCGCATTGATTACGATAAACTGTCTGAATTTTGTTCCTGCTCGGAATGGAATGACATTTTTCTCCTTCCATCTGTAGACGAAGCTGCGTCAAAACTATGTAAACTTATTATTGAGGCAAAAAATGTTTGTATCCCCAGCAAAAGCATATTAATTAGACCAAAAGATAAACCCTGGATAACAAAAGAAATCCGGAAGCTTATGCGGTCCCGTAATAAATTTCATAAGTTGGCTAAGCTATCAAACTCTCAGGTAAATTGGGCAGCATACCGTAAAATCCGCAATAAGCTTTCGAATGCCATCTCATCCAGCAAGTCAAAGTATTTTTgtcgtctgtctgactctttaaaGGATCCTTCTTTATCTGGCAAGAAGTGGTGGCATGTAGTAAAACACTTTTACAAACCTAAAACAATTACTTCTATTCCCCCTTTGAACGAAGGCAGCACGTTTATTGTTGACTCGATGGCAAAGGCTTCACTTTTTAATGAATACTTTGTCTCTCAATCCTCCATAGATGAATCTAATGCATCGCTGCCTGAATTCCACTACCTGACAAGTAGTcgtttacttcatgttaccacCACTCCAGAAGAAGTTCAACTTTATGTCAAAGAACTAGATACTCATAAGTCACACGGATATGACAACATAGACAACCGTTTCCTAAAAATAGTTGTTCCGTTTATAGCTGACAAAATTAGTTACGTATTTAATCTATCATTGTGTCATGGTCATTTTCCTAAAATCTGGAAATATGCTAATGTTGTacctattttcaaaaagggCGATGCTAGTGATAAGAGCAACTATCGTCCCGTGTCCCTACTTCCAACCCTGTCGAAGGTCCTAGAAAAAATAGTCTATAAGCACCTTTACAACCACCTGATGCAAAATAATCTTTTGTATAGGCTTCAATCCGGTTTTATAAGAGGCGATTCTACTGTTTGTCAATTAGCGTATTTTTGTCATACTATTTTAAAAGCCCTGGATACCGGAAAAGAAGTCCGAGctgtatttcttgatttttctcggGCGTTCGATAAGGTGTGGCATAATGGCCTTAttttcaaattacattgtaATGGGATTGAAGGGCCTCTTATAAACTGGATTTATTCATATCTCAGTGACAGATCTCAAAGGGTTGTAATAGACGGTACATGTTCTTCCTGGTGTTTAGTTAGTGCTGGAGTTCCACAAGGGTCTGTGTTAGGTCCCTTATTCTTTCTTGTTTACATTAATGATATTGTTGATAATCTTGTCTCCCAGCCAtttctttttgctgatgacagcTCTCTTCTTCATGTTGTTGATAATCCGATTCACTCCGCTTCCTGTTTAAATGCTGATTTGGAAAAAATTCACACATGGGCTGTTCAGTGGTTAATGGAACTTAATCCAACCAAAACAGTAGAAATGATCTTTTCAACCAGAAGAGCAAATTTAGTACACCCACCTCTTCTCTTAAACGATTGTGTTATCCAGTCTGTATCCTCCCACAAACATATCGGAGCTACATTAAGCTCCGATATGTCCTGGAAATCTCATACCAACTACATGTTGAACAAAATTTCCAAAACTTTGGCCACATTTAAAGGATTGAAATTCAAACTACCTCGTAATGTTCTGGATATATCATACAAATCGTTTATTCGTCCCTGCTTAGAGTACGGTGATGTCGTTTGGCAGAGCTGCACATACGAAGAATCACAACTTTTAGAAAGAATACAGTATCATTGTTCCCTTATTGTTGCAGGTGCTGTCAAAGGATCATCGTACTCCTTAACTTGTAAGGAACTCGGTTGGGAGACATTATCGGATAGGAGGCACATTCATCGACTATTactgttttacaaaattattcatGGTGTTACTCGTAGCTATCTGTCTGATTTACTCCCTGCAGTcatttcatcaacatgtttgtATGATCTTCGTAACAAAATGAATCTAAGATCGCTGACAGGCtcaacaaaccgttttgttaAGTCCTTTGTTCCATACTCATTAACTCATTGGAACAAACTGGATGTTGGAATACGAAGTTACAGCTACTCTAAGTTTCGGATGTACCTATTTAAATGTGTACGACCTTCCAAACCTAGTCATTTCAGTTATGGTCCCCGATATGCTTGTTCACTCTTGGCACGATTTCGCATTGGCACCCACGGCTTGAATGACAGTCTCTTCAGTCGTGGGCTAGTTGATAGCCCGGCATGTTACTGCGGGTGTCAATTCGAATCAATCTCTCATTTCCTACTTCACTGTCCATTACATATTAATCAGCGTTTACTTTTACTTGACCAACTTTCCAAAATTATAGGACACATTTTCGTCATCAAGTCACTCTCGGACGATGCTATTAAACACCTGTTAATCTACGGATCATCTCTTTGCTCCCACAGTTCAAACTGTAACATAATGAGTTTAACTCAAGAATATATTATACTTACGAAGCGGTTCTCACATTGAAATTGGTACATCCCATCCTATTAGTTATATTTAGTCGGGGGGAAGGGAGGTTTGCGCTTGGGAAACGAATCATATTGCAACACATGTATTGAACGCTTTCATTGTTCTGTTGTTATTGTGTAGATAAGTATATTACTGTTTAAGATATTCCTGTTTTGTATGATGGCACGTAATATAAGTTTTGTTAACTTGAGTTCGTTGCCATCctgtctgtatctgttgtttatgttgtttaataaaaaaaaaaattaataaataaattggCGAACTATAATCGAgtgaactgtacttgtatgttttggCACTCTTTTCCTAATGTGAATCAAGTTTGGATCAAAGTTGTCTTCTAATGTACTGTGTCATCGATCTAATGATCAGTGGCTGATAAAAATGATAGCAGCTCGAGATTTATACCTGCAGAAAAGTGGCCTGGTCCTGTTCCTTTAGCGCTTCCCTGCTGAACGCCGCCAGACCTTCTCCTGTTGTGTGGGGAACGTAAGAAAAGACCAATTGAGTACGATCGTTTGATATGTCACTTTTGGTGCAGTAGTATATGCAATATATGGTCAGCCAGCGAATATAGTACCACCGGCGCCGTTTCTGGAGTGGTCATCGGACTCATTTAAATCATTGCGTGGGAACAAAACTGATTCagtccaacatttatttgacaGAAACGTGGTATTGTGTAATGCTGTGAATGACTAGCTCTGCTGTTTATGCTCGCAATGAAGCAGCAAAACGTCCATAGAATCCCAACCGTCGGTACAGACCTTTTCCGCTGCTGTCCCCTGTACACCGTGATCTTGTCCTCAAGCACGCACTTCACTGAGCCGGCAACGGAAGATCGGTACTGACATTTTTGGTCAATTCTGGATGACTCTAATTCTACAATTATAactcatgcatagtctggagaACAAAACTTGTAAATATTAAGCCCAACTTGTATTTATGATAAACGAATATACGAACAGTTCCAACGGTTTGTACCTTTTCGCTGCTGTCCCTTGTACACCGTGATCTGGTcttcaaacacacacagcttCTTCTCCATCTCACGGTACACTGTACCCAGCATGCTCCGCTCGCGCTGCTCTATCAGCTGGTGGAGCTCCACACACTGCTGGTGAACCTCTTCTACCAGCCGCAGGCCGTTCACCtacagtaaacaaacaaataaacaaacaaataaataacaacaaaacaaatcagAAAAGTGACAAACAATTTCTGGCAGTTTAGCATTTTGTAAAGTGACGACATCCATATAaaagactacatgtagttttgcgCATGCAGATCTTAAGACAAACAATGAAAATTCTCGCAAGGgatatatattaatatatacTTAAGTCTTGGGAAGTATGCATTCATACCTGTACAGTGCCACAGGCTTTGGAAAGTCGCTTCACAAAGTTGTCAATCTCTGAATTCCGTTCTTTCAGTCCCCGGACGCTGCTTTCCAGATCATCCTGGTAAAAACATCAAAGATCCACGATGCACGGGGTAAGAAAGACTGCTTTTATTTCTCAAAATAACCGATAATGTGACTCATTCACTTAAATGCTGCATGTTATCATTTAACAGGTGTCAAGAAAGACGCAAAATGTCTTCAATGACATACAACAACACTAATACATGTGAGATTCACACTTGATATGTGAAATTAAACACTGATACATATAGATGTACCCCCTAACATATTCGATAATTCTTGCACATAAAGAATTTGTTTATCAGTGTAAACACGTGAAAGGTGCGCCGACCCACCTTAGTTGCCTGGCAGGCATGGGAGAGGTCCGACCTGTCATGGCCCCTGTGACGTCCCGACCGGTCGCACTGCATACAGATGGTGCTCTGGCACGACGAACAGTAGATCGTCACAGTATCTCCGTGCTCTGGACATCTTATCCTCTCCTCTTCCTTCACCTCTGGTTTCCTGAGCGTGTGTCTGGCCAGGTTGCCCCTGGGCGGGTGGACCACGGGGAGACACCGCGAACAGTACGCCAGGCGGCACTCTACACACGTCATGGCCGCCGCTGACGAACCCACGCAAAAATCACACAGAACAAGCTTGCCCTCAAACTCACTCACAGACATCTTCCGGCTTCCCTCGAGCTCCCTCTCCATGTCCTTAAGGTAGATCTTAACGATGTTCTGTAGCAGAAAGTTTCTTGGAAGACTGTCCACCCCTTGGCCCTTAAGACTCGTTTCTTGTGCACATTGTGGGCAGGTGACAACTTCAGCCTCACCGTGATTCTCGACGATATTTTCTTGTGTTCTCTCCAAACCCTCAGCCAGGTTTTTCACACACAATTGACAGAAGCTATGGTGACACGTCAGCAGGACGGGGGAACTGAAGAGTTCGGAACAGACAGAACACGTCAGTTCTCCGGCTAGTGCCGACGCCATTTTGAATGTCATTGAGAGCAAGTAGTCTGTGAGTTAACAGGCGGTTTTAAATAGTACGTAGACGGTTTAAACCGGAACTGCAGGGTGCCAGTCCAAAACTATCCAATAGCGATGTACAAGCGTAACACTGACCCATAAACGAACCCCCAATTGGCTGATGTGAAGGATAAACTGCGAAAGACGTACCAATGAGCGACGCTCTACCAGGTGACATAGTGAACAGTTTGGTATGTACCCTTAGGCGTTGCGCGTTGTTGAGTTGCGGCTAACACGACCACGCACCCATCTTATAAATCATTGTGACACCTCTTTgtcatcatttaaaaaaaggagCATTTGAAACTCAATTATTAGTTTCTTATGAAAAAATTGAGTGAAGCTCGCATAAGCCAACGGTTATGGAAACATGACCagtagatcaaggaggttttataaaacctcttTGGGTAGATAGTAACGTTACCAAGAGAAAACCACACTTATTTGCAAAATCATATAATTACATTGTAATTTACTCGACGGTTACTACTGAATACAATATTCAAACCCTTTACTTCATTCTAATCCATTCGTTATTTACAATAAACATTACACAAGGGCAGATGGATGAAGGAGAACATTGAAACTCGTGAAACAGGGTATCtctcattttctttattttcataccTCCATAAGCTCCGTTTTCTCAGCTCCATAGGTCTCTTACCCAGTTTCAATAACAGCTACTAAATCAGCTGTATATATAGCAAATGTCACACatcaaaaatcatatcatacaaCAATCCTGAAGATACAGAAATTGTGAAAACTCCTGTATAAAGTGGTGTCATATTTTGCTAAGGGGACCAAATAGACCATCTTTTTAAGTACAAATATGTGTacaatataagaaaagtatGGACACTGCAGATAAGGTATTTGTATTTGGCACAGCCACTCACTGAATAGTGCTGGATGTGTGTTGAAAATACCAACGAGAATGGTCACCAAGTTTCAAGATaatcaaatattcatttttgtttaaaaaacaaattttcttcaaaaatGAAAAACCTTACTCTTTCCAGATGGAAGGCAtatgaaaacaaatattttctacataaatCTATCTCTTTCTTTTATCCTATTTGGCTGACACACCATATATTTTCAAATAAATTTGAAACAAACACATGCAATCTCAAACTGCAAAAGGATACATTCTTTTAGACACTAGTCTATGTTGTACCATTTTGTGGATCCCTACAGcatcagagagaccagaaaaaTATAAAGGAGCTGCTTTCAATTCTAAAGTAATCACTTTGTATGCAGTTATGATTACTCTCATCCACAATGAAGGAAACTGGCTACTTTTAACTTAAGTACATAAGCATCAATCATCATAAAACAATAGCTCTCATAATTCATTTCAATCTATAATATTCTCTCTTAATATGTCACAACAGCTGCAAGTCATATCTAGCGACCCATGATTATTAAGCACTCAGCTTAAAATTAACTCTACACATTGGAGAAGGCACAGTTCTACAGGGTTGTCTGGGGGAATATTGAGGCAGCTCCACGGGAAAACACCACAGGTACTCCTGAAATATAAAGGAAATGTTTTAGGATGAAAAAATGTTGATGGATTCTTCTATATTGTGTTTGTTGTCAGCCAGGGCATAGTTAATAGTAGTTAAAAATCATGGTATTCAGACATTCTAATTCGCACAATGAAATAATTGAGCATAGTGATTTTTTTagtaacaaacatacacacacatgtttacacacatatacacacaggtaaacacactcagacatatacacacaggcacacactcCAGTTTTAGGATGACTTCCTTAAAACTTAGCATTACAACAGTTAGTATAATTCTCAACATAGTATGTTGCTTTTGGGCCAACTGGGTCACCATTGTCCttaaacaatatacaataaatCTTTCAAAGAGATCATCACAAATATGAGAGTTCACCTGGCTGTAGGACATGTTCCTGCCCTGTGGCCATGACCTTCAGTCTCAGCTGCTGGTGACCTTTGTCCTGTCGGGTCAGCGTGATGCGGATCTGGTTACAATCAGCTTCAAAGTTCAGCTTGTTTAGTCTGCGTGGCAAGGGGAAAACTTTATTTGAAACCATCCAAACCATACAAAAACCTAAGCAAAAGTGTACCACTATTGGAAAGGGAAGCTGAAGAGAAAACAGGGCCGGGGTACACATCAGTTCAgcccagggctctagccagcctgaaattttatcccgtaagcccaAATTTTCGGTATAAACCTAACatgtcgagcgccgaaggcgcgaggcgtcgcgccgtaggcgcgacaattctaggggggtccgggggtattcaaatttgaaatgtagaccctctgaaacgctatctccagcattttgaggggaaaGTTTTGCTGGTAGGTAAAGCTTTAATGATGccatctcttttggtgaaaaattacttAGGCCTTCGTTGTAtccaatcggcaaataaattaaatttagcaccacaaaactttcttatatATTTGACAATTATACACGTGAATTttgtcggcagaaataaaacattttcaacaccggtcccgtttgcgccctgtactaaatatagtaggaaatgagacaccctactttggacagaacgccctaaagacgttcaatattttccttccatgttttccatggtcgatttctccggtaacttccacttgatttgatcaaaattcgtcgattcaagcctaCAAACAGCCCCATcgtcgcaccaaatatcaatttccgatagaacctcgcggattcgcgctAAAGCTAacatctcgtgaaccgcgagacttgtatgtcattggtccattttccgtgacgcggcgtgaacgaacgctgttattggctACGTAGACAacatctgattctgaggtctcaaactttcaacaccagttttcgcgggaagaaaGTGTgcgtgtacaaaatgtaactcgGCGTAAACTTTAACAATATTTCCACAAAATACGGAAACTGgctggtaactaccggagtattttttgtgtggctataactagcggtgaaccggggaaaacagcagaaaaaaacgCCAGCCCGATGCGATCGGCCAGTGGGGCActggtagtggggaggggggcgcacgaggctgattttctctcggcccacgaaccactggcaagCTCCGCGCCttcgcttcaaacttccgcttcttttctggagatcattgcaaaagttcaagccctgtctatatcttttctcccgatttttgtccgtcaaggtttacggattggttttaatttttttccgtaacCAGCAGCAAAGtcccgtaaatttacggcaaaactggcgctggctagagccctggttcAGCCTCTATTCTTGTCTTGTCAGAGGCAGTGCAAGTCCACCAGTGCTTTGCTGCACCTGGGCAATTAGGTTGTATTGATATCAAATGGAAAGACAACCCCAAATGGAAAGGCAACCCCTAACGTATCTTGTCAGGTTTAGAATACAagtgcaaagtaaaaaaaatatctaagttATGATCCACATTGTTATTTGTGTCTACAGCTGTGAACAAAGAATGCAGAATCcatccctacatgtatgtagtgagTGGTCTGACCTGTAGTCCAGCCCTATGATGTTAAAGTTGGTGGTGTCTTCTGGTAGGGTCGGGTAGTAATCCAGCTGGTTTTCCCTCAGTCGGATCCCGCCGTAACCGTTCATAACCGCCTGTAGGAAGCCACCCATACCGGTCATGAAGTTCACAGCACCGGCATCAAAACTGGTTTCTGTCCACACCTGAGGAAGCgacaaatgtacatgacaatGATTAAGCATGTTAAAGCATTTCTTTTGCAGGCCCGGTAATGGTGAATGCTTTTGCTGGAAGCTAGTGACATAATGGAAACTCAGGGGAAACACGGGATACATATTGGAAAGAAGAGGGGGTGTTTCCTCTGTGTGTCCTCTCCCTTTTCCCTGTTCAGAGGTCTCCTAGTGTTTGTTTTGGAGGACGTGTAGTGGAAGGATTTCCTATGTGTCTCCTTATCGCCAGTTAGAGACTCTGTTTCAAGGGTGTTTCCACTATGTTTCCTGGTAATTAATCACTCCTAGAAGGAGAGGCAAGTAAAGATGGAGAGCAGGCTCCTCTCCCTATTCCTGTGTCTTGTTATGTGTGAAAAATCAATTATCCACGCATTACCAAGGCATGGTACACTGTGTACAGAACATTTCCTGAATGAACTGTATAGGTTCTTCAATATACAACTTGAGACTACAAAGCTGATTTGCTGATACTCATAGTACACATGAGTCTATATGATAGCAGAGCTAAACTACCTTGACTTTGGGTCTCCAATAATGGTGACTTCTTACTGCAGGGCTGTATTATCAAGTCTTATCCCCAGTTAATGTCTTAACTTGTATACGCATCTTGCAGACATGACTGAGAGGCATTCAATGCCCACCAGCCTCTATACTGGTACCCACAGGGAGCTAGGGAAGGATGGCCTGAATCATGTGGTCTGTTAGGCCATGTCATGTGATCTGTCAGGGCAGTCCAACCCATGCCACTTTGGCAGCACATACAACTCTTCCATCTCAGACTATACTACTAAATTCCTCAGCATGTTAGTTCCCTGATGTTCCCTAGTAACATTTGTGATAGCTGTTGTTTTGGGGCACTGCAAGAAACTAGgtcaagctacatgtactttcattccaGACAGCCCTGCTATGACAGAATAGTAACAagacaaaagtaacaaaaagcaACAATTTACTCCTCCTTCCACCACCATAATGATGAATTTCCTTTCGAATGGGGGTTAGGACTTGATTGTCCAAGGAAGTGTTTATCATAACTTCACCACAAACTCCCTGTTTCCCCAATTAGAAGGTCCATCTGGCAGGACTtactaaaacaaacaacaggattCTTATGCCACAGGGGGGCATCCTGTATCTTAGGCTGGCAGCTCCTTGTGTTTCCATGGGCGGAGAAGTTGGTCATGGAAATTAGATATGTTTCCATTGGGTTTCCTGTGTGTTTCCTACTGTGACACATTGGAAACATAGGGGGAACACATTCCAGTATGTTTCCACTATGTTACTGAGGTTTGGAAGGGTTTAATAAAAATAACCATGATCTCTGACTCTTAAACATGAGGACGGGTATTAGGTAAAAGGTAAATGTAGATGCCACTGTTAGGTTCCcctcaaacatgtacaataaaaatTGAAACAACAGTACACATTTTCCAAAATAGAATATAAAATACGTCAAGAAAACTCAAAGATTTCTTTTTCACAGCAAACCTTGAAGGgttcttgtatgtttttgtagTTACGGGCAAAGAGACTGTTAGCCTTGGTGATGTTGCCCAGCTGAAGCCATCCTGTAGCAAAGATGCCCCAGGTCATGGCAGGTCCCTTCTCGTCTGTCACCCGCTCGTAGATGGTCAGGTCGTTCCTGTAGACCTGTTCAGACATGTTGTACAACAGGGGGTAGCCTAGCAGGATCACATCTGCCTGCTTTATCTTGATGTCTGGTGGAGGTACAAAACAAATGTAAGCATTGATTAACatttcaattcagagttttggtataaaacctagttctccAGTtttttcctttagtcactgacgaaagatagcgtatactgtctgaaacgtctgtttcaaaattttatctagttgcctgtaatgagtaactgttttttggcatatcttatcacctggcTGTCAATACCTTCATTAACGAAGCATTCAATGATATGTAACTGTGGTGATTTGGGTATACATCTAAGAAAATTGAAGATTTGAGGGTGAAAGGTGATGATAGTGATGTAAGGATCTACAAGCCTAGTTTATACAAACTGAAGCCATTTTTCTTGGTCACAAGAAACCAGAAACAGTtctatgaagaagaaaaaatcagtTGTACATACTTGTATCATAGCCATCATATTCAGGATGATACTGCAGAGTCTTGTCAAAGGGGATGTACATGTTGTCAACAATGTCTGTCCAGTTGCTGGGTGTGGCCTTCCCTAGCAACTTGGCTATCTTGGAAGCAAACTTCAGACTGTACATGGCCACAATGTTGGTGTAGGCAGAGTTGTCTACATTCTCATGGTACTCATCTGGTGGCATCACAGCTGGAACAGAGGAATAAATCAAGTAAAATGTCATGATAATGTTGTACACATAATAATATATACACaatcatcatatacatgtaagacttTAGGATTTTTGGGCACTACCAAAAACTCTTAGAACAACATGTAACTTGGATAGACTCTAACATCTTAGTTTGCATTTTGATAAAATCTCATCAAAGGACAGGATGTGTCTCTTACGGACCTACAAGGCAATGTTCTTTCTGGCTATCTTTGATAACACAGTATCTTGTTGTTATCAATGATAATGTTtcattattttacaaaaatagTCAACTTTCACATACCTTTTAtaacatatttcttttttttatcatcatacTGTGTTCGGCTTGCCCAGAACTGTGCCATACTTGTGATGAAGTCATACCCTTTTTTGTACAACAGGAAATTCACATCCATAGTCGACAGGAAGTACTGCTGTGCAGCGAACGCGATATCTCCTGTCACGTGGTGCTCGTACTTCAGTGGTCCTGGTGCCGGACACACCTCGTGACCCGTGTACGCGCTTTCCCACGGAAACATTGCGCCGTTGTATCCCCTCTTCCGAGCGTTATCCTTTGCTGCGTCCAGTACACGAGTGCGAGACTCCAACATGGACAGTGCTAACTCAGGATGGAGGAGTAGTATGGGAGGGTACATCCAAGTTGCCTGGTCCCAGAAGATGTGGCCTTGGTAGTCTGCTTGGTATTTACCATTTGCCAGACCTCCTGGGCTGACCCCAAAAAACTCAAAATCCTTTGGAGCATTCAGAGGAGGCAAAGAGCTGAGAATGTAGTACAGGCTACCATAGATAGCCTGTTGAAGCTGGAGGTTCCCAGTTGTTTCAATCCTGCCCTCCTCCCACACTTTCAGCCAGGACTGTGTGTGGTTGGTGTACAGTCTACCCTTGCCTGCAAGATTTGTCCCATCATGGAAGTACTGTTCTGCTTCCTTCTGATTGGACGAGATTGATGTGATGAATGTCCAGGTCTGTGATGATTGGTCAGCTGGGAGGGTGATGTTATCAGGGACAGGTGTCCACAGGACATGTACGATTGGCTTATCTCCTCCTTTTAACTCTGGTTGCTTAATTTTACCAAGCATGTACCTGAAAAACCCAAAgatgataaatgtttttttaaaacactgAGCATGTTGGTATCATGATCACTCAGTAAAACATATATAACAGTTGTCAATGTAAACATTAGTAGGTaaagcagaaaaaaattcaagtttTAGTAGATTACCAAACTTACTTTCCTCCCTGAAAGTCTGGACCATCATGAAACTCTACATCATCACTTGGACCCCCCATGTTGCTCTTCAGGTCCACTCTGATTGGTTCAGATATGGCATCCGTCCTGTTGACTGTTATCTCCGTCACAAGTAGTCTAGTGTAGAACTGGTGAGCATATGTCCGTTGCTGCACGTTAGCCACTTTGGACTGTATCATGTGACTGAAAACTCCTGGAAGAAAATTAGAGGTTACATTTGCAACCATTGAGTATTTATCTAAGTTTTCCTTTTAGCTTATCATATCAAACCGCCAGGGCCCAGGAGCTAGAAATGTTTCATGCATCAACTTAATTAACTGTTAGTAATCTGAGCTACATTGAACTATTTTCAGTTGGGATGttgacaaaaaatattttcacaataTATCTGACATACAGTAATGTATGGGCTGTCCTGTGCTGAATACCAGTAGGTTCAAATGACTGTTATTGTTACAGTTACTAGTTACAAACTGGACATACCCTGTGCAA encodes the following:
- the LOC136432743 gene encoding E3 ubiquitin-protein ligase Midline-1-like, which gives rise to MTFKMASALAGELTCSVCSELFSSPVLLTCHHSFCQLCVKNLAEGLERTQENIVENHGEAEVVTCPQCAQETSLKGQGVDSLPRNFLLQNIVKIYLKDMERELEGSRKMSVSEFEGKLVLCDFCVGSSAAAMTCVECRLAYCSRCLPVVHPPRGNLARHTLRKPEVKEEERIRCPEHGDTVTIYCSSCQSTICMQCDRSGRHRGHDRSDLSHACQATKDDLESSVRGLKERNSEIDNFVKRLSKACGTVQVNGLRLVEEVHQQCVELHQLIEQRERSMLGTVYREMEKKLCVFEDQITVYKGQQRKGEGLAAFSREALKEQDQATFLQTVHSLISRVRETTEDRPALTFQTRPSFENLNLDLENAKTQLEKIDLLDNNNLLSDSNVKLERRLSERSV
- the LOC136432752 gene encoding protein-glucosylgalactosylhydroxylysine glucosidase-like is translated as MMSKMGCHVMLLVLLLIQVSLAMVLDDEATVFRSDSLPSNKNFMATVGNGYVATTVYSDTIFMNGLFNGEGGASHRARIPATVSVTVSLDGSTSQSYALDVAQGVFSHMIQSKVANVQQRTYAHQFYTRLLVTEITVNRTDAISEPIRVDLKSNMGGPSDDVEFHDGPDFQGGKYMLGKIKQPELKGGDKPIVHVLWTPVPDNITLPADQSSQTWTFITSISSNQKEAEQYFHDGTNLAGKGRLYTNHTQSWLKVWEEGRIETTGNLQLQQAIYGSLYYILSSLPPLNAPKDFEFFGVSPGGLANGKYQADYQGHIFWDQATWMYPPILLLHPELALSMLESRTRVLDAAKDNARKRGYNGAMFPWESAYTGHEVCPAPGPLKYEHHVTGDIAFAAQQYFLSTMDVNFLLYKKGYDFITSMAQFWASRTQYDDKKKKYVIKAVMPPDEYHENVDNSAYTNIVAMYSLKFASKIAKLLGKATPSNWTDIVDNMYIPFDKTLQYHPEYDGYDTNIKIKQADVILLGYPLLYNMSEQVYRNDLTIYERVTDEKGPAMTWGIFATGWLQLGNITKANSLFARNYKNIQEPFKVWTETSFDAGAVNFMTGMGGFLQAVMNGYGGIRLRENQLDYYPTLPEDTTNFNIIGLDYRLNKLNFEADCNQIRITLTRQDKGHQQLRLKVMATGQEHVLQPGVPVVFSRGAASIFPQTTL